A window of Desulfobacterales bacterium contains these coding sequences:
- a CDS encoding glycoside hydrolase family 15 protein, protein MKNLNYGVIGNCTSAALVSERGAIEWCCLPTFDSPAVFAKILDSQQGGEFSIEVSGKYGIQQRYVSKTNVLKTAFSNGEDRFELIDFMPRYKIESGLYYCPPDLIRYVRHISGKPKIRVIYNPRPVYAQHDVKTEVRKEYIKTGTVKGPYESIYLYSDLELSRVAAGEPIAIDRDCFFLLSYNQKLTPLNIDAIVLEYERTRIYWLIWSSKTRRFSRFNDEIGRSALVLKLLTYQKTGAMLAAVTTSLPEDPGAERNWDYRYCWLRDAGMAVSVMVKLGHYRVAKRFLDYVIDVIPFKNEKIQIVYGINGQKKLTEKKLDWLAGYENSRPVRIGNAAYSQKQNDIFGVVLDVIYQYLTIFKREAVENREDLWTVVRTLARHVEQNWTRKDRGIWEFRGSNKHFTFSKVLCWVSMDRAARIAQYFGMPSYVRVWSKMRETILKDILEKGWNAELGAFTQAYGEKDLDAANLLLEHYGFISSDDSKYVSTVMLTRKRLEKEGLMYRYRNHDDFGVPKSSFTACSFWLIRGLWKIGKRKEAEALFEKMLGYRNHLGLLSEDIDFKTKRLLGNYPQGYSHLSLVDTAITLAGDG, encoded by the coding sequence ATGAAAAATTTGAATTACGGCGTGATCGGCAACTGCACGAGCGCCGCACTGGTATCGGAACGGGGAGCGATTGAATGGTGTTGTCTGCCCACATTCGATTCCCCCGCTGTTTTCGCCAAAATTCTGGATTCGCAGCAAGGGGGGGAGTTTTCCATCGAGGTCTCCGGCAAGTACGGCATCCAACAACGATATGTCTCGAAAACCAACGTTCTGAAGACCGCCTTTTCCAATGGAGAAGATCGATTCGAGCTGATCGATTTTATGCCGCGCTACAAGATCGAATCCGGGCTATACTACTGCCCCCCGGATCTCATCCGATATGTCAGGCACATTTCCGGCAAGCCGAAAATCCGTGTCATTTATAATCCGCGGCCGGTATACGCGCAACATGACGTAAAGACCGAGGTGCGAAAAGAATACATTAAAACCGGAACCGTCAAGGGGCCTTACGAGTCCATCTATCTATACTCCGATCTTGAGCTTTCCCGGGTGGCGGCCGGTGAACCGATTGCCATCGACCGGGATTGCTTTTTTCTGCTCAGCTACAATCAGAAGCTCACCCCGCTGAACATCGACGCCATTGTTTTGGAGTACGAAAGGACCCGGATCTACTGGCTGATCTGGTCCTCCAAGACCCGGCGGTTTTCACGCTTTAATGATGAAATCGGTCGAAGCGCCCTGGTACTGAAATTGTTGACCTATCAAAAGACCGGCGCCATGCTTGCGGCGGTCACCACGTCCTTGCCGGAGGACCCGGGCGCCGAAAGAAACTGGGACTACCGATACTGCTGGCTTCGGGATGCGGGCATGGCCGTAAGCGTGATGGTAAAACTGGGCCACTACCGGGTCGCCAAGCGTTTTCTGGACTATGTGATCGATGTCATTCCATTTAAGAATGAGAAGATACAGATTGTTTACGGCATCAACGGGCAGAAAAAGCTGACGGAAAAAAAGTTGGATTGGTTGGCCGGTTATGAAAATTCAAGACCGGTCCGCATCGGAAACGCGGCTTACAGCCAAAAACAAAATGACATCTTTGGCGTCGTGTTGGACGTGATTTATCAATACCTGACGATTTTCAAGCGCGAGGCGGTCGAGAACCGGGAGGATCTGTGGACCGTCGTTCGCACCCTGGCCCGGCATGTGGAACAGAATTGGACCCGAAAGGACCGCGGCATATGGGAATTTCGGGGGTCAAACAAGCATTTCACCTTTTCCAAGGTGCTCTGCTGGGTGAGCATGGATCGGGCCGCCCGGATCGCGCAATATTTCGGGATGCCGAGCTATGTGCGGGTATGGTCGAAGATGCGGGAAACCATCCTGAAGGATATTCTCGAAAAGGGATGGAACGCTGAATTGGGGGCATTTACCCAGGCTTACGGCGAAAAAGACCTGGACGCCGCCAACCTCCTGCTGGAGCATTACGGATTCATATCTTCCGACGACTCGAAGTATGTAAGCACGGTCATGTTGACAAGGAAACGGCTCGAAAAGGAGGGGCTGATGTACCGTTACAGGAATCACGACGATTTCGGCGTTCCGAAATCGTCGTTTACGGCCTGCAGCTTCTGGCTGATAAGGGGCCTGTGGAAAATCGGAAAAAGAAAAGAGGCCGAGGCCCTGTTTGAAAAAATGCTGGGCTATCGAAACCACCTTGGGCTGTTGAGCGAGGATATCGATTTCAAGACCAAGCGGCTGTTGGGCAATTATCCCCAGGGATACAGCCATCTGTCACTTGTCGACACGGCGATAACATTGGCAGGCGATGGATGA
- the glgA gene encoding glycogen synthase, with the protein MKIAVLTKEFPPYIYGGAGVHVDYLTGNLAKIDDGVNEIKVMCFGDQYKQASNLNITGVQLPSTCNIKGTDYPSLIDTLIRDALMAGALEEADLIHCHTWYTHLAGCLLKQMLGVPLVLTAHSLEPLRPWKKEQLGRAYFASSWIEKTAFQNADGVIAVSRSMNDDIQRVYGIPEQRMEVIFNGIDADHYRSRENPSVVASYGINPEKPYIMMVSRLTRQKGIHHFLAAISHLETDVQAVVCASAPDTPEFRQEVSGMVRKIQKQFRKKIIWVEETVPREDLIVLYSHAQLFVCPSIYEPFGIINLEAMSCGTPVVASAVGGIREVVVDGQTGRLVSFEPKSPQDPEPRDPDRFARALARQIDQMLGDPAELDKMGKCSRKRIQEVFSWTAVAKKTLNYYQKLVNQAKSSVKQV; encoded by the coding sequence TTGAAAATAGCCGTTTTGACGAAAGAGTTTCCGCCTTATATTTACGGCGGTGCAGGCGTACACGTAGATTATCTAACCGGAAATCTCGCGAAGATCGATGACGGGGTGAACGAGATCAAGGTGATGTGCTTTGGCGATCAATACAAACAGGCATCGAATTTAAACATAACGGGAGTTCAACTTCCTTCGACCTGTAACATTAAGGGAACCGACTATCCCTCCCTTATCGATACGCTCATACGAGATGCACTGATGGCCGGTGCGCTCGAAGAGGCGGACCTTATCCACTGCCATACATGGTACACGCATCTGGCCGGGTGTCTCCTCAAACAGATGCTGGGTGTTCCCCTGGTGTTGACCGCCCATTCATTGGAACCCCTGCGCCCATGGAAGAAGGAGCAATTGGGGCGGGCTTACTTCGCCAGTTCATGGATCGAAAAGACCGCGTTTCAGAATGCGGACGGCGTTATTGCGGTTTCCCGGTCCATGAATGACGATATCCAACGCGTCTATGGAATTCCCGAACAAAGGATGGAGGTTATTTTCAATGGGATCGACGCCGATCACTATCGATCCAGGGAAAATCCATCGGTTGTGGCATCTTATGGGATCAATCCCGAAAAGCCCTATATTATGATGGTTTCTCGTCTGACCCGGCAAAAGGGGATTCACCATTTCCTTGCGGCGATTTCCCACCTCGAAACGGATGTTCAGGCGGTCGTGTGTGCCAGCGCCCCGGACACGCCGGAGTTCAGGCAGGAGGTTTCGGGTATGGTTAGAAAAATTCAGAAACAATTCCGAAAAAAGATCATCTGGGTTGAGGAAACAGTCCCGCGGGAGGATTTGATCGTTTTATACAGCCACGCGCAGCTTTTTGTCTGCCCGTCTATTTATGAGCCTTTCGGAATCATTAACTTGGAAGCCATGTCCTGTGGCACGCCGGTGGTTGCATCGGCTGTCGGGGGCATACGCGAAGTGGTGGTAGACGGACAAACAGGCCGCCTGGTTTCCTTCGAGCCGAAGAGCCCGCAGGATCCAGAGCCTCGAGACCCCGATCGGTTCGCCCGCGCACTGGCACGCCAGATAGACCAAATGCTCGGAGATCCCGCTGAGCTCGATAAAATGGGAAAATGCTCGCGAAAGAGAATTCAGGAAGTCTTTAGTTGGACGGCTGTTGCAAAAAAGACCTTGAATTATTACCAGAAGCTGGTCAATCAGGCAAAATCATCCGTTAAGCAAGTATAG
- the sppA gene encoding signal peptide peptidase SppA has translation MRKYIIIFILFLAAVAMGCAPKIKLYPDATDPLKEFTVSGTGKEKVLIIPITGILSDKSRGTIIDKPSIVQEVVSQLQLAEKNKEIKAVVLKINSPGGSVTASDILYHEIAAFKKRSGVKVVAAMMDVAASGGYYIALPADHILAHPTTLTGSVGVILLMPKVTELMDKIGVGVDIHKFGENKDMASPFRPATAEENKLLQNITDDFGRRFITLVKTHRKPTSEHLELTASARVFTAQEAKEIGLIDAVGYLSDAFATAKKLSGVPDDARVVVYRRSEYANDNIYNTAVSRNGDLNVSLVNLNLPPALSSMDPGFYYLWLPGTGSF, from the coding sequence ATGCGAAAATACATTATTATTTTTATTCTTTTCCTGGCAGCTGTTGCGATGGGCTGCGCACCCAAAATAAAACTTTATCCGGACGCGACGGACCCCTTGAAAGAATTTACCGTTTCCGGAACGGGCAAAGAAAAAGTGCTGATAATTCCCATAACCGGCATCCTGTCGGACAAATCCAGGGGAACTATTATCGACAAGCCCTCCATCGTCCAGGAAGTTGTATCCCAGCTTCAACTGGCGGAAAAAAATAAAGAGATAAAGGCGGTCGTTCTTAAAATCAATTCACCCGGAGGCTCTGTTACCGCCAGTGACATTCTCTATCACGAAATCGCGGCCTTTAAAAAGCGCAGCGGCGTTAAGGTGGTTGCCGCCATGATGGATGTGGCCGCATCCGGCGGATATTACATTGCCCTGCCGGCCGACCATATCCTGGCGCACCCCACCACCCTGACCGGCTCTGTGGGGGTTATCCTGCTGATGCCCAAGGTCACCGAACTCATGGACAAAATCGGCGTGGGCGTCGACATTCATAAGTTTGGAGAAAACAAGGACATGGCCTCACCCTTTCGTCCGGCGACCGCCGAAGAAAACAAACTGCTGCAGAACATAACCGATGACTTCGGCCGCCGGTTTATCACGCTGGTGAAAACCCATCGCAAGCCGACAAGCGAACATCTGGAACTAACGGCCAGCGCCCGGGTGTTCACGGCCCAAGAAGCAAAGGAAATCGGCCTGATTGACGCAGTGGGCTATTTAAGCGATGCGTTTGCGACCGCAAAAAAACTTTCAGGGGTGCCGGACGACGCCCGGGTGGTGGTCTATCGCCGCAGCGAATATGCCAATGACAACATCTATAATACCGCCGTGAGCCGGAACGGCGACTTGAATGTTTCTTTGGTTAATCTGAATCTGCCCCCGGCGCTGTCTTCCATGGACCCCGGTTTTTATTATCTCTGGCTGCCGGGAACCGGCTCGTTTTAG